In the genome of Apodemus sylvaticus chromosome 2, mApoSyl1.1, whole genome shotgun sequence, one region contains:
- the Elmod3 gene encoding ELMO domain-containing protein 3 isoform X1: protein MSETSCSFLTEKECRDGQIESVSAGLSSSYKDNGALVAFRGIPISELKNHSILQALTAETTGWQPGVVSAEMLRAQEEWEVVDTIHPNIERGLSSQQPAQLISFSEALEHFQTVDLSSFKKRIQPTIQRTGLAALRHCLFGPPKLHHGLREERDLVLTIAQCGLDSQNPTHGRVLQTIYKKLTGSKFDCALHGDHWEDLGFQGANPATDLRGAGFLALLHLLYLVMDSKTLLMAQEIFRLSHHHIQQFPFCLMSVNITRIAIQALREECLSRECNRRQKVIPVVNSFYAATFLHLARVWRTQQKTILDSGFVLKDLEALAKKSPRRLLKTLDDYLAQVSKGQASLLEAQKWPGSQGPPSKDLTFTGVCDLQSHSFESAGLI from the exons ATGAGTGAAACGTCTTGCTCTTTCCTTACTGAGAAAGAATGTCGAGACGGACAG ATAGAAAGTGTCTCTGCTGGGCTCTCTTCATCATACAAGGACAATGGTGCACTTGTGGCTTTCAGAGGAATTCCT ATCTCAGAGCTGAAGAACCACAGCATTCTCCAGGCCCTGACCGCAGAGACTACCGGATGGCAGCCGGGTG TTGTGAGTGCAGAGATGCTCAGAGCCCAGGAGGAGTGGGAAGTGGTGGACACCATCCATCCTAACATAG AGCGCGGGCTCAGCTCGCAGCAGCCTGCCCAGCTCATCTCCTTCAGCGAGGCCCTGGAGCACTTCCAGACCGTGGACCTCTCCTCTTTCAAG aAAAGAATCCAGCCAACTATTCAAAGGACGGGGCTCGCCGCCCTCCGGCATTGCCTCTTTGGGCCGCCAAAGCTGCACCACGGTCTTCGGGAAGAAAGAGACTTGGTTCTCACCATTGCTCAGT GTGGCCTGGACAGCCAAAACCCAACGCACGGCCGAGTACTGCAGACCATCTACAAGAAGCTGACTGGCTCCAAGTTCGACTGTGCCCTTCACGGAGACCACTGGGAAGACCTGGGCTTCCAGG GAGCCAACCCAGCCACAGACCTCAGGGGAGCAGGCTTCCTTGCCCTCCTGCACCTACTGTACCTGGTCATGGACTCAAAGACGCTGCTGATGGCCCAGGAGATCTTCCGCCTGTCTCATCACCATATCCAG CAATTCCCCTTCTGTTTGATGTCTGTGAACATCACCCGCATTGCCATCCAGGCCTTGAGGGAGGAGTGTCTCTCCAG GGAGTGTAACCGGCGGCAGAAGGTCATCCCGGTGGTGAACAGCTTCTACGCAGCCACTTTCCTTCACCTGGCGCGTGTGTGGAGGACCCAGCAGAAGACTATTTTAGACTCAGGCTTTGTCCTCAAAG ACTTGGAAGCCTTGGCCAAGAAGAGCCCAAGACGACTGCTCAAGACCCTGGACGACTACCTAGCCCAGGTGTCGAAGGGACAGGCCTCCTTGCTAGAGGCACAGAAGTGGCCTGGCTCACAGGGCCCTCCCTCCAAGGATCTCACTTTCACAGGCGTGTGTGACCTCCAGTCTCATTCGTTCGAGAGTGCAGGGTTGATCTGA
- the Elmod3 gene encoding ELMO domain-containing protein 3 isoform X2, giving the protein MLRAQEEWEVVDTIHPNIERGLSSQQPAQLISFSEALEHFQTVDLSSFKKRIQPTIQRTGLAALRHCLFGPPKLHHGLREERDLVLTIAQCGLDSQNPTHGRVLQTIYKKLTGSKFDCALHGDHWEDLGFQGANPATDLRGAGFLALLHLLYLVMDSKTLLMAQEIFRLSHHHIQQFPFCLMSVNITRIAIQALREECLSRECNRRQKVIPVVNSFYAATFLHLARVWRTQQKTILDSGFVLKDLEALAKKSPRRLLKTLDDYLAQVSKGQASLLEAQKWPGSQGPPSKDLTFTGVCDLQSHSFESAGLI; this is encoded by the exons ATGCTCAGAGCCCAGGAGGAGTGGGAAGTGGTGGACACCATCCATCCTAACATAG AGCGCGGGCTCAGCTCGCAGCAGCCTGCCCAGCTCATCTCCTTCAGCGAGGCCCTGGAGCACTTCCAGACCGTGGACCTCTCCTCTTTCAAG aAAAGAATCCAGCCAACTATTCAAAGGACGGGGCTCGCCGCCCTCCGGCATTGCCTCTTTGGGCCGCCAAAGCTGCACCACGGTCTTCGGGAAGAAAGAGACTTGGTTCTCACCATTGCTCAGT GTGGCCTGGACAGCCAAAACCCAACGCACGGCCGAGTACTGCAGACCATCTACAAGAAGCTGACTGGCTCCAAGTTCGACTGTGCCCTTCACGGAGACCACTGGGAAGACCTGGGCTTCCAGG GAGCCAACCCAGCCACAGACCTCAGGGGAGCAGGCTTCCTTGCCCTCCTGCACCTACTGTACCTGGTCATGGACTCAAAGACGCTGCTGATGGCCCAGGAGATCTTCCGCCTGTCTCATCACCATATCCAG CAATTCCCCTTCTGTTTGATGTCTGTGAACATCACCCGCATTGCCATCCAGGCCTTGAGGGAGGAGTGTCTCTCCAG GGAGTGTAACCGGCGGCAGAAGGTCATCCCGGTGGTGAACAGCTTCTACGCAGCCACTTTCCTTCACCTGGCGCGTGTGTGGAGGACCCAGCAGAAGACTATTTTAGACTCAGGCTTTGTCCTCAAAG ACTTGGAAGCCTTGGCCAAGAAGAGCCCAAGACGACTGCTCAAGACCCTGGACGACTACCTAGCCCAGGTGTCGAAGGGACAGGCCTCCTTGCTAGAGGCACAGAAGTGGCCTGGCTCACAGGGCCCTCCCTCCAAGGATCTCACTTTCACAGGCGTGTGTGACCTCCAGTCTCATTCGTTCGAGAGTGCAGGGTTGATCTGA